One Microcaecilia unicolor chromosome 8, aMicUni1.1, whole genome shotgun sequence DNA window includes the following coding sequences:
- the RPS2 gene encoding 40S ribosomal protein S2, translated as MADDAGGNRGGFRGGFGTGGRGRGRGRGRGRGRGRGARGGKADEKEWIPVTKLGRLVKDVKIKSLEEIYLFSLPIKESEIIDYFLGTSLKDEVLKIMPVQKQTRAGQRTRFKAFVAIGDYNGHVGLGVKCSKEVATAIRGAIILAKLSIVPVRRGYWGNKIGKPHTVPCKVTGRCGSVLVRLIPAPRGTGIVSAPVPKKLLMMAGIDDCYTSARGCTATLGNFAKATFDAISKTYSYLTPDLWKETVFTKSPYQEYTDHLAKTHTRVSVQRSQAAAVAAATPS; from the exons ATGGCGGATGACGCCGGTGGTAATCGAGGAGGCTTCCGCGGAGGCTTTGGCACTGGCGGCCGGGGCCGTGGTCGTGGCAGGGGAAGGGGCCGCGGTAGAGGCCGTGGGGCCCGTGGCGGAAAGGCCGATGAAAAGGAG TGGATTCCTGTCACCAAGCTCGGTCGCCTGGTAAAAGACGTGAAGATCAAGTCCCTGGAGGAGATTTATCTCTTTTCTCTTCCTATTAAG GAGTCTGAAATCATTGACTACTTCCTGGGGACTTCGCTGAAGGATGAGGTTCTGAAGATCATGCCAGTCCAGAAACAGACCCGGGCAGGACAGCGAACCAGGTTCAAG GCTTTTGTTGCTATTGGTGACTACAATGGACACGTTGGTCTTGGTGTAAAGTGCTCCAAGGAGGTTGCTACAGCTATCCGTGGGGCAATTATCCTTGCTAAGCTCTCCATTGTGCCTGTCCGACGTGGCTATTGGGGTAACAAGATTGgcaagccccacactgttccctGCAAA GTCACTGGTCGTTGTGGCTCAGTTCTAGTGCGGTTGATTCCTGCACCCCGTGGTACTGGCATAGTGTCTGCCCCAGTTCCCAAGAAGTTACTGATGATGGCAGGTATCGATGACTGCTACACCTCAGCCAGGGGTTGCACAGCCACACTGGGTAACTTTG CAAAGGCCACTTTTGACGCGATCTCTAAGACCTACAGCTATTTGACTCCTGATCTCTGGAAGGAAACTGTCTTCACCAAGTCTCCTTACCAG GAATACACCGATCATCTGGCCAAGACCCACACAAGAGTGTCTGTTCAGAGGAGTCAAGCCGCTGCCGTCGCTGCTGCCACACCCTCTTAA